A region from the Aegilops tauschii subsp. strangulata cultivar AL8/78 chromosome 5, Aet v6.0, whole genome shotgun sequence genome encodes:
- the LOC109764307 gene encoding 17.4 kDa class I heat shock protein-like gives MDVSRTKFADVLTFGSGSGGLVPRTSSDTAAFAGGRIDWKETPEAHVFKADVPGLRKEEVKVEVEDGNVLWISGEQSKEQEEKTDTWHRVERSSGRFRLPDDARVEQVRASMENGVLTVTVPKKPEVKSIQICCSVHGKLFHRVRPCV, from the exons atggatgtatctagaactaaa TTTGCAGACGTGCTTACCTTCGGCTCCGGCAGCGGCGGCCTCGTCCCGCGCACCTCCTCTGACACGGCGGCCTTCGCGGGCGGGCGCATCGACTGGAAGGAGACCC CCGAGGCGCACGTGTTCAAGGCCGACGTGCCGGGGCTGAGGAAGGAGGAGGTGaaggtggaggtggaggacggcAACGTGCTCTGGATCAGCGGCGAGCAGAGCAAGGAGCAGGAGGAGAAGACGGACACCTGGCACCGCGTCGAGCGCAGCAGCGGCAGGTTCCGGCTCCCGGACGACGCCAGGGTGGAGCAGGTCAGGGCGTCCATGGAGAACGGCGTGCTCACCGTCACCGTGCCCAAGAAGCCCGAGGTCAAGTCCATCCAGATCTGCTGCTCCGTCCATGGGAAATTATTTCATCGAGTCCGGCCGTGTGTGTAG